The following are from one region of the Nicotiana tomentosiformis chromosome 7, ASM39032v3, whole genome shotgun sequence genome:
- the LOC138896355 gene encoding secreted RxLR effector protein 161-like produces the protein MYIMICTRPDVAYALGVTSRYQKNPSEEHWKVVKTILKYLRSTKDQFLIYGVSELKLEGYTDASFYSDRDDNKSISGYVFTLNGGAVSWKSSKQATVADSVTEVEYIVASEATKEAVWMKKFLTELGVVPTIEGAVPLLCDNTGAIAQAKEPISHRKSKHVLRRYHLIREISERGDFEIQKVDGKENAADPFTKALGAKEFDKNKWKLGMKYKSDWL, from the coding sequence ATGTATATCATGATATGTACACGTCCTGATGTGGCTTATGCACTAGGAGTGACTAGCCGATATCAGAAAAATCCTAGTGAGGAACATTGGAAGGTGGTAAAGaccattcttaagtacttaagaagcaCTAAAGACCAATTCCTCATTTATGGAGTTTCTGAGTTGAAACTTGAAGGTTATACTGATGCAAGCTTCTATTCAGATAGAGATGATAACAAATCTATTTCTGGTTATGTATTCACCTTAAATGGTGGTGCAGTGAGTTGGAAAAGTTCCAAACAAGCTACAGTAGCTGATTCAGTGACTGAAGTAGAATATATAGTAGCTAGTGAAGCTACTAAGGAAGCTGTATGGATGAAAAAGTTCTTAACTGAACTTGGTGTAGTTCCTACAATAGAAGGTGCAGTTCCATTATTGTGTGACAATACTGGAGCCATTGCTCAAGCAAAAGAACCAATATCACACCGAAAGTCCAAACACGTCCTGCGAAGGTATCACTTGATAAGAGAGATCAGTGAACGTGGAGACTTCGAGATTCAAAAGGTTGATGGAAAGGAAAATGCTGCAGACCCATTCACTAAAGCTCTTGGAGCAAAGGAGTTTGACAAGAACAAGTGGAAATTGGGAATGAAGTACAAGAGCGATTGGCTCTAG